A single window of Saccharomyces kudriavzevii IFO 1802 strain IFO1802 genome assembly, chromosome: 16 DNA harbors:
- the THP3 gene encoding Thp3p (similar to Saccharomyces cerevisiae THP3 (YPR045C); ancestral locus Anc_7.471), whose amino-acid sequence MQNPYNQLTNDTTGAREKSSQGGPFGQSLNSPLGYAGSFPSLTYNNDNFMRSQQPPLPLPESHLSWDNVNQVSNPLMVAPLPGLHKHVTKNIRRKLPKVSKKASSPSNAIPSKLSSGSNTAGKGVLGSTSGWKVGMDGNDELEKRRRRAERFSQDPSAMTNSNDNLNEDFANLNAISSKSHKYDKKIHLVGRCQALEKSYLRLTSEPNPDLIRPPNILQKTYCLLMEKYQSKVATYTYLCDQFKSMRQDLRVQMIENSFTIKVYQTHARIALENGDLGEFNQCQNRIMALFENPTIPKKSYSEFVCYSILYSMLTEDYPSISQLKLKLIDDGASQILGDEHVKLIFELSNMKLIGNYHYFMKNYLKLHKFEKCLINSFLSLQKLKFLTIVCKSYNQINLDFIKSEFNFTSIDETINFLSEQNLMEYIVTKQIIGSNGKMNNIKILDTRGCRVQLIQNFKKFRKIDIKGQK is encoded by the coding sequence ATGCAGAATCCTTACAACCAACTTACTAACGACACCACGGGGGCCAGAGAAAAATCTTCTCAAGGTGGACCATTCGGGCAAAGTCTTAATAGCCCTTTAGGTTACGCCGGATCTTTCCCTTCTCTAACTTACAACAATGATAACTTTATGCGCAGTCAACAGCCACCACTGCCTTTGCCGGAATCACATTTGTCTTGGGATAACGTTAACCAGGTGTCCAACCCTTTGATGGTAGCACCACTTCCGGGGTTACATAAACATGTGACCAAAAATATCAGAAGGAAATTACCAAAGGTATCCAAAAAGGCTTCGAGCCCTTCTAATGCGATACCCAGCAAGTTATCTAGCGGTAGTAATACGGCGGGGAAGGGCGTTTTAGGTTCGACATCGGGATGGAAAGTTGGAATGGATGGCAATGATGAAttagagaaaagaaggagaagggCTGAAAGATTTAGTCAGGATCCATCGGCTATGACGAATAGTAACGACAACCTGAACGAGGACTTTGCGAACCTGAATGCGATCAGTAGCAAATCTCACAAGTATGATAAAAAGATTCATTTGGTGGGGCGTTGTCAAGCTTTGGAGAAATCGTATTTAAGATTAACATCAGAGCCCAATCCTGATTTAATTAGGCCCCCCAACATCCTACAAAAAACGTACTGTTTACTAATGGAGAAGTATCAATCTAAAGTGGCGACTTATACTTATCTTTGCGACCAATTCAAATCAATGAGACAAGACTTAAGAGTGCAAATGATTGAGAACTCGTTTACCATCAAAGTTTACCAAACACATGCACGGATTGCCTTGGAGAATGGAGACCTCGGGGAATTTAATCAATGTCAAAACAGGATCATGGCCCTGTTCGAAAATCCCACAATACCGAAAAAATCATATTCGGAATTTGTGTGCTATTCCATTCTGTATTCGATGTTAACAGAAGATTATCCATCGATTTCTCAATTGAAACTGAAGTTGATAGATGATGGTGCATCGCAAATCTTGGGGGATGAGCACGTTAAGCTGATATTTGAGTTAAGCAATATGAAATTAATTGGGAATTATCACTATTTCATGAAAAACTACTTAAAACTGcacaaatttgaaaaatgtttaATTAATTCGTTTTTGAGTctacaaaaattgaaattcttgaCTATAGTTTGTAAAAGCTATAATCAAATCAATTTGGACTTCATAAAAAGTGAGTTTAATTTCACAAGCATAGATGAGACTATAAATTTCTTGAGCGAGCAAAACTTGATGGAGTACATAGTGACCAAGCAAATTATTGGCAGTAATGGCAAGATGAATAATATCAAGATTTTAGATACCAGGGGTTGTAGGGTACAGTTGATACAAAATTTTAAgaaatttagaaaaattgatataAAGGgacaaaaatga
- the MCM16 gene encoding Mcm16p (similar to Saccharomyces cerevisiae MCM16 (YPR046W); ancestral locus Anc_7.475) — MTSGTEEQWERIRQLEQEHVEVYKELLVALDKLYLTRKHDHTIALSSSQQRLLETRHQLEISLERSGVLIRLLEKPDSSNILFTKLQNLLDESNSLDSELLQSLGAQSSLHEQLAKSRLQRDQLMSNLIEVSSKFPKANPFPEDGDTAGNQVEMEKENETIQELIIALQIHSGYTDISYAI, encoded by the coding sequence ATGACCAGTGGTACTGAAGAGCAATGGGAAAGGATTCGACAGTTGGAACAGGAGCATGTGGAAGTATATAAGGAACTATTAGTCGCGTTGGATAAACTGTACCTGACCAGAAAACACGATCACACAATAGCACTGAGCTCCAGCCAACAGCGCCTCTTGGAAACAAGACACCAGCTAGAAATTAGTCTTGAAAGAAGCGGCGTTCTTATTAGACTGTTGGAGAAACCGGACAGTAGCAATATATTATTTACAAAACTACAGAACCTCTTAGATGAAAGCAATTCTCTGGATAGCGAGCTCTTGCAGTCATTAGGCGCACAATCTTCATTGCATGAACAATTGGCCAAATCAAGACTACAGCGAGATCAGCTTATGTCAAATCTGATAGAGGTATCCTCGAAGTTCCCCAAGGCAAATCCATTTCCAGAAGATGGCGATACTGCTGGAAATCAGGTTGAGATGGAAAAGGAGAATGAAACCATACAGGAATTGATAATTGCTTTACAAATACATTCCGGGTATACGGACATATCCTATGCAATTTAG
- the MSF1 gene encoding phenylalanine--tRNA ligase (similar to Saccharomyces cerevisiae MSF1 (YPR047W); ancestral locus Anc_3.328) → MFTNSIVRARTGFRRLYSTLKAQHVEINGTSYKTNSKITNVTDSIIKLTGKSLHLKESHPVGILRDLIEKKLNSVDNAFKTFNNFEPVVTTMENFDSLGFPKDHPGRSTSDTYYINETQLLRTHTSAHELECFQKIKNNADNNRSAFLISADVYRRDEIDKTHYPVFHQMEGATVWKRTRASDGSREPAHLAKIRNDIKLVENQLNKENVKITVNDDTIPLSEDNPKQEYMSDLEVDLCSQHLKRSIELIVSEVFNKKISSMIENKGNDIPKNLKVRWINAYFPWTAPSWEIEVWWQGEWLELCGCGLIRQDVLLKAGYRPSETVGWAFGLGLDRIAMLLFEIPDIRLLWSSDERFSTQFSKGSITSFKPYSKHPGSFRDVAFWLPKDKPDVHQVHENDLMEIIRNIAGDLVESVKLVDSFTHPKTGRKSICYRINYQSMDRNLTNAEVNALQNMVCSKLVEEYNVELR, encoded by the coding sequence ATGTTTACCAATAGCATAGTAAGGGCCAGAACTGGTTTTCGTCGCTTATACTCAACCCTTAAAGCCCAGCATGTTGAAATCAATGGTACAAGTTATAAGACCAACTCCAAGATTACAAATGTTACAGATTCAATAATAAAGCTTACAGGTAAATCATTGCATCTCAAAGAATCACACCCAGTAGGTATTCTTCGTGATCTGAttgagaagaaattgaactCCGTCGACAATGCTTTCAAGACTTTTAATAATTTCGAACCTGTGGTAACTACTATGGAAAACTTTGATTCTTTAGGGTTCCCCAAGGATCATCCTGGAAGGTCGACGTCAGACACCTACTACATAAATGAAACGCAATTGTTGAGAACACACACTTCTGCGCACGAACTGGAATGCTTccaaaagataaagaacaaTGCAGACAACAATAGAAGTGCGTTTCTAATATCCGCGGATGTGtacagaagagatgaaattgataaaaCCCATTATCCAGTATTCCATCAAATGGAAGGGGCTACCGTCTGGAAACGAACGAGGGCTAGTGATGGTTCAAGAGAACCTGCCCACCTTGCGAAGATTCGTAACGATATCAAATTGGTCGAGAACCAGTTAAATAAAGAGAATGTCAAGATAACTGTTAACGATGATACGATACCTTTGAGCGAAGATAATCCTAAACAGGAGTATATGTCCGATCTAGAGGTTGATTTATGTTCGCAACATTTAAAAAGATCCATTGAGTTGATCGTTTCCGAAGtttttaataaaaaaatctcCAGTATGATCGAGAATAAAGGGAACGATATACCCAAAAACCTGAAGGTTCGTTGGATTAACGCTTACTTCCCTTGGACAGCGCCTTCATGGGAAATCGAAGTTTGGTGGCAGGGCGAATGGTTAGAGCTTTGTGGATGCGGTTTGATTCGTCAAGATGTGCTTTTGAAAGCCGGCTATAGACCTTCTGAAACAGTTGGATGGGCTTTTGGTTTGGGGTTGGATCGTATTGCTATGCTTCTTTTCGAGATCCCTGATATCAGACTGCTTTGGAGCTCTGATGAAAGGTTTTCAACGCAATTTTCCAAGGGTTCAATTACCTCTTTCAAACCATACTCAAAACATCCAGGCTCATTCAGAGATGTTGCTTTTTGGTTACCAAAGGATAAGCCAGATGTTCATCAAGTTCATGAAAACGACTTGATGGAAATCATTAGAAATATTGCAGGAGATCTAGTAGAGAGCGTCAAGCTAGTTGACAGTTTCACTCACCCAAAAACCGGTAGAAAATCAATCTGCTATAGAATCAACTACCAATCGATGGACAGAAATTTAACAAATGCTGAAGTCAACGCCCTGCAAAACATGGTTTGTTCCAAGTTGGTTGAAGAATACAACGTAGAACTTAGATAG
- the TAH18 gene encoding NAPDH-dependent diflavin reductase (similar to Saccharomyces cerevisiae TAH18 (YPR048W); ancestral locus Anc_3.329), whose amino-acid sequence MSLSKKIVILYGSETGNAHDFATILSHRLHRLHFPHTFCSIGDYNPQDILKCKYLFIICSTTGQGELPRNANVSSKRGRPLTLWSFLKKKNLPSNLLNHIQTAMLGLGDSSYPKFNYGIRKLHQRLVIQLGANEIFDRLEADDQAMAGSNKGTGLGVESVYFEYEKKALNFLLKKFPNRRFGDEIIKREELDPEIYLEPMSYLQVANKDFNEDVSKTKIEFRGDESMKSGRVSANKRITSEDHFQDIRLFQFSNFDKILEETYEPGDTAAIYPCNTDEDVSRFLANQSHWLEVADKPLIFTKGVPDDLKDGGLVKPLTLRNLVKYHCDFMSIPRSSFFLKTWTFAMDVTKMERGQEQLDDQREKLRQFATDQDMQDLYDYCNRPRRSILEVLEDFLSVKLPWKYVLDYMPIIKPRYYSISSGPEDPNIELTVAVVKYKTILRKIRRGICTNYIARLQEGEKVRYKLQNNHIVKKEFLNKPIILVGPGVGLAPLLSVIRAGISEDMRLFFGCRFKDKDYIYKDILEDWSSKGRIALYTSFSRDSENSPGVRYVQDYLWKLGKEITDLVINRDAVFFLCGSSGKMPIQIRLTFIEMLKKWGGFRDEDAAKKYLKEMEKFDRYIQETW is encoded by the coding sequence ATGTCATTGAGCAAGAAAATTGTCATCCTTTATGGATCAGAAACAGGTAACGCACATGATTTTGCTACAATATTATCTCATCGCCTGCATCGTTTACATTTCCCCCATACATTCTGCTCCATCGGCGATTATAACCCACAGGACATCTTGAAATGCAAGTATCTTTTTATCATATGTTCAACGACAGGTCAGGGGGAACTACCAAGAAATGCCAATGTATCGTCAAAACGTGGAAGACCACTCACGCTTTggtcatttttgaaaaagaagaacctACCTTCAAACCTGTTAAACCATATTCAAACTGCCATGCTTGGACTTGGTGATTCATCTTATCCTAAGTTCAACTACGGCATCAGAAAGCTACATCAACGGCTTGTAATACAACTGGGTGCGAATGAAATATTCGATAGATTAGAGGCCGACGACCAGGCTATGGCCGGTAGTAATAAAGGAACTGGTCTCGGAGTTGAATCGGTTTATTTCGAATACGAAAAGAAAGCTCTAAATTTcctattgaaaaagtttccCAACAGAAGGTTTGGTGACGAGATTATTAAACGAGAGGAATTGGACCCAGAGATTTATTTAGAACCAATGTCTTACCTCCAAGTTGCAAACAAAGATTTTAACGAAGATGTCAGCAAAACCAAAATCGAATTTCGAGGCGATGAATCAATGAAAAGTGGCAGAGTCAGTGCTAACAAAAGAATCACTTCTGAAGATCATTTCCAAGACATAAGACTATTCCAATTCAGTAATTTTGACAAAATCCTAGAAGAGACTTATGAACCAGGCGATACAGCGGCTATTTATCCTTGTAATACCGATGAAGACGTGTCAAGATTCTTAGCAAATCAAAGCCACTGGTTAGAAGTTGCGGACAAGCCATTGATTTTTACTAAAGGAGTTCCGGATGATCTCAAGGATGGTGGATTAGTCAAGCCACTAACTTTAAGGAACTTAGTGAAATATCACTGTGATTTTATGAGCATTCCTAGGtcaagttttttcttgaagactTGGACCTTTGCAATGGATGTAACTAAAATGGAACGTGGTCAGGAACAACTGGATgatcaaagagaaaagttACGCCAGTTCGCCACCGATCAAGATATGCAAGACTTATACGACTATTGTAATAGACCTAGAAGATCGATTTTAGAAGTATTGGAAGATTTTCTCTCTGTAAAGCTGCCCTGGAAATACGTGCTGGATTACATGCCTATCATCAAACCAAGATATTACTCCATATCTAGTGGACCTGAAGATCCTAACATCGAACTAACAGTTGCGGTAGTAAAATACAAAACCATCTTGAGGAAAATTAGAAGAGGGATATGTACTAATTACATCGCACGTTTGCAAGAGGGGGAAAAGGTGAGATACAAATTACAGAATAATCACATAGTCaagaaagaatttttgaataaacCAATTATCCTTGTCGGACCAGGTGTTGGCTTAGCACCATTATTATCAGTGATCAGGGCAGGGATATCCGAAGATATGAGGCTCTTCTTCGGTTGTAGGTTTAAAGATAAGGATTATATTTATAAAGATATACTAGAGGATTGGTCCAGTAAAGGTAGAATTGCCTTATATACATCCTTTTCCAGGGATAGTGAAAATTCACCAGGGGTTAGATACGTTCAGGACTACCTGTGGAAACTGGGCAAAGAAATCACTGATTTGGTGATCAATAGAGACGccgtttttttcttatgtgGTTCATCAGGTAAGATGCCTATCCAAATCAGATTGACATTTATTGaaatgctgaaaaaatgggGTGGATTTAGAGATGAAGATGCTGCCAAAAAGTACctgaaagaaatggaaaaatttgatagatatattcaagaaacttGGTGA
- the ATG11 gene encoding autophagy protein ATG11 (similar to Saccharomyces cerevisiae ATG11 (YPR049C); ancestral locus Anc_3.330) codes for MADRDENNTIPAQQAITQPLQTTATIINAISGESITTNVDFFVSLEKFKQFISRKWKIPPDQLLILLPYGNKLKPSMFKELLINRTFTLSEFYIYDRRLFSLVDKPTPTNLTTSRDINFENSLNSKDLSETLEYLIKNSHISPYQGSDTIMIKPMSSPLEDADVALSHLNYHTVTSLLTTNLGWLSALEIDVHYFKSLIPDTISQIMHIFDSLTVCSQYLKLYCFDVENLYNSNVQFLNQLVENGMASKWEKCFNETLSKLTGLEDDSLQKFISIESLLENEKSVKFLSHSINNKLNKIKREIDENSNFRDTITMNIDQLRQQFTPNESKYELEDRMAESFEVLVTEMRSRSRHVLEKESEEFGNQEFLRSINVMLEEDKKNSVKSLFTISQALYSQTEELINLKKNLQKHAIVTLGNIAFTQMEILGIKRLLLNECNKDLELYKKYEVEFAQVEDLPLIYGLYLIEKYRRLSWFQQILSFVSSFDQDFKLFKQNELQTRSKWIENFGSIATVFCEDLLSSSDFKYLSEYHSLSSPPNNEGKDENKNSIARYHRDLVKLSQVIENYMAQIKETNVPAAITDLLSKTLLEAKRFHVIYSNFKINNNKNSDTNNTTPEESTVFRSDDVIKGYKTRIKKLESLLHEFQYSDIDHWPQGILNTQLRPFRGSIPSINKKKFLGASLLLEPSNISVNNGRTSQFNSHQVQELESNVEDLLQQIRFLREENIQKSKDISEMKKNISDSEVEKKAYRETLNNLNQELARLTNEEQSHETEVFALNATFKKQLNDIIAQDNEKLAKIDKLTNDYCDISKSRERLQLELDEARKEHEEENNSLKAIIERMNGQFTTLKNNDSEIKSSSIEKIEKIETTPSSGGPDRNDLVSFSTQVLQDKIFDIISTNIFILENIGLLLTFDNNNNIQIRRVKGLKKGAAQSNILDESTQMLDMDDSMIKSPVFQKLKDEYNLIKSCTNGADKDTQQSIFVENIAQLYDSKLYEVAVIRRFKDIETLAKKLTKENKIKRTLLERCQREKVTLKNFQIGDLALFLPTRENVNSIGSMSSSTSSLSSSFSSVDLSTPPPLDPISTQSSPSIIHSNVVNQVRTACKDKNKLTKPWAAFTAFEENTRYFLKDEKGLTKGKEWFVGRIVTLEHFVADSPSNNPFRLPKGAIWFQVTAVIVSYQGV; via the coding sequence ATGGCAGACCGTGATGAAAATAACACTATACCTGCACAGCAAGCAATAACGCAGCCGCTTCAAACTACGGCTACTATCATCAATGCAATTTCTGGGGAATCTATAACCACTAATGTTGACTTCTTCGTTTCCCTGGAGAAATTCAAACAATTCATTTCTaggaaatggaaaataccTCCCGATCAGCTACTGATTTTATTGCCTTACGGTAACAAGCTAAAACCGTCCATGTTCAAAGAGCTGCTAATTAATAGAACATTCACGCTGAGCGAGTTTTATATCTACGATAGAAGGTTATTCTCACTTGTTGATAAGCCTACACCAACAAACCTCACAACATCAAGAGacatcaattttgaaaactccCTTAATTCCAAAGACTTGTCAGAGACTTTAGAATATTTAATCAAGAATAGTCATATCTCCCCGTATCAAGGTAGCGATACTATCATGATAAAGCCCATGTCTTCGCCATTAGAAGATGCAGATGTCGCTCTTTCGCATTTAAATTATCATACGGTGACCAGCTTACTGACCACAAATCTTGGCTGGTTAAGCGCTTTGGAGATAGATGTCCACTATTTCAAGAGTCTTATACCAGATACTATTTCCCAGATTAtgcatatttttgataGTTTAACGGTCTGCTCGCAGTATCTAAAACTGTATTGCTTTGATGTCGAAAACTTGTACAATTCAAACGTCCAATTTTTAAATCAGTTGGTAGAAAATGGCATGGCTTCTAAGTGGGAGAAATGTTTCAATGAGACTCTGAGTAAGTTGACTGGTTTAGAAGATGAttctttgcaaaaattcatcagtATTGAATCTCttctggaaaatgaaaaatctgtCAAATTTCTAAGTCATTCAATCAACAATAAACTGAATAAAATCAAGAGAGAAATTGAcgaaaattcaaattttagAGACACCATAACCATGAACATCGACCAACTACGGCAGCAATTTACACCAAATGAGTCCAAATATGAACTAGAAGATAGAATGGCTGAAAGCTTTGAAGTCTTGGTTACAGAAATGCGATCAAGAAGCAGACATGTTCTTGAGAAAGAATCAGAAGAATTCGGCAATCAAGAATTTCTAAGAAGCATAAATGTAATgttggaagaagataaaaagaacTCGGTCAAGTCTTTATTTACCATTTCACAGGCGCTGTATTCCCAAACTGAAGAGTTAattaatttgaaaaagaacctGCAAAAACATGCAATTGTTACTTTGGGTAACATAGCATTCACTCAAATGGAAATTCTAGGTATTAAAAGGCTACTGTTGAATGAATGTAATAAAGATTTGGAGTTATACAAAAAGTACGAGGTGGAGTTTGCACAAGTGGAGGATTTACCCTTGATATATGGGCTATATTTAATTGAGAAATATCGTAGATTGTCATGGTTTCAACAAATCCTGTCGTTTGTCTCCAGTTTTGATCAAGATTTCAAGTTATTCAAGCAGAATGAATTGCAAACAAGAAGCAAATGGATCGAAAATTTTGGATCCATCGCAACTGTTTTTTGCGAAGATTTATTGTCCTCCTCTGACTTCAAATATTTAAGCGAATAtcattctctttcttctccacCCAATAATGAGGGCAAAGACGAAAATAAGAACAGTATCGCTCGTTATCACCGAGATCTGGTAAAACTATCCCAAGTCATTGAAAATTATATGGCACagataaaagaaactaATGTTCCAGCCGCAATTACTGAtttactttcaaaaacactTTTGGAAGCAAAACGATTTCATGTGATTTAttccaatttcaaaattaataacaataagaaCTCCGACACTAATAATACTACCCCTGAAGAATCCACTGTGTTCAGGAGTGATGATGTAATCAAAGGCTacaaaacaagaataaagaaattagagTCGTTATTACATGAGTTTCAGTATTCTGACATAGACCATTGGCCTCAGGGTATTCTCAATACTCAACTTAGACCTTTCCGTGGTTCCATCCCCagtataaataaaaaaaaattcttagGTGCGTCTTTGTTGTTAGAACCTTCCAATATTTCTGTAAACAATGGAAGGACGTCACAGTTTAATAGTCATCAAGTCCAAGAGTTGGAGAGTAATGTAGAGGATTTATTGCAGCAAATTCGATTTTTGAGAGAGgagaatattcaaaaatcaaaagatatttcagaaatgaagaaaaatataagtGATTCAGAggtggaaaagaaagcttACCGCGAAACTTTGAATAACTTGAACCAGGAACTGGCAAGATTAACTAATGAAGAACAGTCGCATGAAACTGAAGTTTTCGCGCTCAATGccactttcaaaaaacaaTTGAATGATATAATTGCCCAAGACAACGAAAAATTGGCCAAGATTGACAAGTTAACAAATGATTATTGTGATATTTCCAAATCCAGGGAACGTTTGCAATTGGAGCTAGATGAAGCCCGTAAAGaacatgaagaagagaacaatTCGTTAAAGGCTATTATTGAAAGAATGAATGGACAATTTAcaactttgaagaacaatgaTAGTGAGATCAAATCAAGTTCCatcgaaaaaattgaaaagattgaaaCGACTCCTTCAAGTGGTGGCCCGGATAGAAACGATctggtttctttttccacaCAGGTTTTGCaagataaaatatttgatataatttcaacaaatatttttatcttaGAGAATATTGGGCTTTTGTTAACTTttgataataacaataacattCAAATAAGGCGTGTTAAGGGGTTGAAGAAGGGAGCTGCTCAGAGTAATATCCTGGATGAAAGTACTCAGATGCTGGACATGGATGATTCTATGATAAAAAGTCCGGTCTTCCAAAAACTAAAGGACGAGTACAATTTAATAAAGTCATGTACTAATGGAGCTGATAAAGATACCCAGCAAAGCATTTTCGTGGAGAATATCGCGCAATTATACGACAGCAAGCTTTATGAAGTCGCAGTCATCAGGAGATTTAAGGATATTGAAACTTTGGCTAAAAAATTaactaaagaaaataaaattaagAGGACACTATTAGAAAGATGTCAAAGGGAAAAAGTaactttgaagaactttCAAATTGGTGATTTAGCATTGTTTTTACCAACAAGAGAGAATGTTAATTCCATTGGGTCTATGTCATCCTCTACCTCATCACTAAGCTCATCATTCTCATCGGTTGATTTATCAACACCGCCACCTTTGGACCCCATATCTACGCAATCGTCTCCCTCGATAATACATAGCAACGTCGTCAATCAAGTAAGAACTGCCTGTAAAGATAAGAACAAGCTGACGAAACCTTGGGCTGCATTTACCGCCTTTGAGGAAAATACTAGATATTTTCTAAAGGATGAAAAGGGATTAACAAAGGGAAAGGAGTGGTTTGTAGGAAGGATTGTCACTTTGGAACATTTTGTAGCGGATAGTCCCTCTAACAATCCATTTCGATTACCCAAAGGCGCGATTTGGTTTCAAGTCACTGCTGTTATAGTTTCATATCAGGGAGTTTAA
- the MAK3 gene encoding peptide alpha-N-acetyltransferase MAK3 (similar to Saccharomyces cerevisiae MAK3 (YPR051W); ancestral locus Anc_3.331), producing the protein MEIVYKPLDIRNEEQFASIKRLIDADLSEPYSIYVYRYFLNQWPELTYIAVDSKSVTPNVPIGCIVCKMDPHRNVRQRGYIGMLAVESTYRGHGIAKKLVEIAIDKMQKAHCDEIMLETEVENAAALNLYEGMGFIRMKRMFRYYLNEGDAFKLILPLTERSCTRSTFLMHGQMA; encoded by the coding sequence ATGGAAATAGTGTACAAGCCATTGGACATACGCAACGAAGAACAGTTTGCCAGCATCAAAAGACTAATAGATGCGGATTTATCAGAGCCATACTCGATATACGTATATAGATATTTCTTGAACCAATGGCCTGAATTAACGTACATTGCCGTGGATAGCAAGAGTGTTACTCCCAATGTACCCATTGGGTGCATTGTGTGTAAGATGGACCCACACAGGAACGTCAGACAAAGAGGATACATAGGAATGCTTGCCGTGGAATCCACGTACCGCGGACATGGCATAGCGAAGAAGCTGGTCGAGATCGCCATCGACAAGATGCAGAAGGCCCATTGCGATGAGATCATGCTGGAGACAGAGGTGGAAAATGCGGCCGCTCTGAACCTGTATGAAGGAATGGGATTCATCAGGATGAAGCGGATGTTCCGCTACTACTTGAATGAAGGGGACGCCTTCAAACTGATTCTACCGTTGACTGAGAGAAGCTGTACCCGCTCAACGTTCCTGATGCATGGCCAAATGGCCtag
- the NHP6A gene encoding high-mobility group nucleosome-binding protein (similar to Saccharomyces cerevisiae NHP6B (YBR089C-A) and NHP6A (YPR052C); ancestral locus Anc_3.333), whose amino-acid sequence MAAPREPKKRTTRKKKDPNAPKRALSAYMFFANENRDIVRSENPDITFGQVGKKLGEKWKALTPEEKQPYEAKAQADKKRYESEKELYNATLA is encoded by the coding sequence ATGGCCGCCCCAAGAGAACCCAAGAAGAGAACTaccagaaaaaagaaggaccCAAATGCCCCAAAGAGGGCTTTGTCCGCCTACATGTTTTTCGCTAACGAAAACAGAGATATTGTTCGTTCTGAAAATCCAGATATCACATTTGGGCAGGTCGGCAAGAAGCTGGGTGAGAAGTGGAAGGCTTTAACACCAGAGGAAAAGCAACCTTACGAGGCCAAAGCTCAAGCTGATAAGAAGAGATACgaatctgaaaaagaattgtATAACGCTACTTTGGCTTAG